A single window of Oncorhynchus keta strain PuntledgeMale-10-30-2019 chromosome 34, Oket_V2, whole genome shotgun sequence DNA harbors:
- the LOC127914885 gene encoding uncharacterized protein LOC127914885 — MKTPLRQHEYTAKTIAPSPTSPSPTAPSPTSPFPTAHSPTSPSPTAPSPTSPSPTAHSPSSPAPTAHSPTSPSPTAPSPSSTFPTAHSPTSPSPTAHSPTSPSPTAHSPSSPAPTAHSPTSPSPTAPSPSSTFPTAHSPTSLSPTAPSPTSPSPTAHSPTSPSPTAPSPSSTFPTAHSPTSPSPTAPSPTSPSPTAHSPSSPAPTAHSPTSPSPTAPSPSSTFPTAHSPTSSPSPTSPSPTAHSPSSPAPTAHSPTSPSPTAPSPSSTFPTAHSPTSLSPTAPSPTSPSPTAHSPTSPAPTAPSPSTPAPTAPYPTSPAPTAPSPSTPAPTAPYPTLPVPTAP, encoded by the exons atgaaaacaccgCTAAGGCAACATGAATACACAGCAAAG ACAATTGCCCCCTCCCCTACCTCACCATCCCCTACTGCCCCCTCCCCTACCTCACCATTCCCTACTGCCCACTCCCCTACCTCACCATCCCCTACTGCCCCCTCCCCTACCTCACCATCCCCTACTGCCCACTCCCCTTCCTCACCAGCGCCTACTGCCCACTCCCCTACCTCACCATCCCCTACTGCCCCCTCCCCTTCCTCAACATTCCCTACTGCCCACTCCCCTACCTCACCATCCCCTACTGCCCACTCCCCTACCTCACCATCCCCTACTGCCCACTCCCCTTCCTCACCAGCACCTACTGCCCACTCCCCTACCTCACCATCCCCTACTGCCCCCTCCCCTTCCTCAACATTCCCTACTGCCCACTCCCCTACCTCACTATCCCCTACTGCCCCCTCCCCTACCTCACCATCCCCTACTGCCCACTCCCCTACCTCACCATCCCCTACTGCCCCCTCCCCTTCCTCAACATTCCCTACTGCCCACTCCCCTACCTCACCATCCCCTACTGCCCCCTCCCCTACCTCACCATCCCCTACTGCCCACTCCCCTTCCTCACCAGCGCCTACTGCCCACTCCCCTACCTCACCATCCCCTACTGCCCCCTCCCCTTCCTCAACATTCCCTACTGCCCACTCccctacctcatccccatcccCTACCTCACCATCCCCTACTGCCCACTCCCCTTCCTCACCAGCGCCTACTGCCCACTCCCCTACCTCACCATCCCCTACTGCCCCCTCCCCTTCCTCAACATTCCCTACTGCCCACTCCCCTACCTCACTATCCCCTACTGCCCCCTCCCCTACCTCACCATCCCCTACTGCCCACTCCCCTACCTCACCAGCCCCTACTGCCCCTTCCCCTTCCACGCCAGCCCCtactgccccctaccctaccTCACCAGCCCCTACTGCCCCTTCCCCTTCCACGCCAGCCCCtactgccccctaccctaccTTGCCAGTCCCTACTGCCCCCTGA